The genomic segment GATGAAGGAGCCGGTGCGCCGGGAGTGGGCGTAGCTGTCCAGGGGCAGCGGTTCGGCGGTGCGCAGGCGCACCTGCCCGATGTCGTTGGCGGCTAGCCGGCCCGGGTGCGGGTAGGGCGAGAGGTCCTCCAGGGTGAGGCGGGAGGGGATGTCGGTGACCAGGGCCTTGACGGTGCGGGTGCCGTGTTTGAGCAGCACCCGCCGGCCGACGGTGAGCGGCTGGTCGGCGACGTGGCAGACGGTCGCCGCCACCTCGCGGGTGGTGGCCGGCGCCTCGTCGGCCGGCACGATCAGGTCGCCGCGGGAGACGTCGAGGTCGTCGCTCAGCAGCACGGTCACCGACTGCAGGGCCCCGGCCGTCTCGACGGTGCGGCCCAGGCGTTCGATGGCGGCGATGGTGGTGGTGCGGCCCGAGGGCAGCACGCGCACCTGCTGGCCGGTGCGGAAGGTGCCCTCGGCGATGCGGCCGGCGTAGCCGCGGTAGTCGGGGCGCTCAGGGCTCTGCGGGCGGATGACGTACTGCACGGGAAGGCGGGCGGCGCGCGGCGCCATCAGGTCGCCGACGGGCACGCTCTCCAGGTGTTCCAGGACGGTGGGGCCGCCGTACCAGTCCATGTGCGCGGAGGTGTCCACGACGTTGTCGCCGGCCAGCGCGGAGATCGGGATGACGGTGACCTGCGGGCCGCCCAGCTCCTTGACGTAGGCCGTGTACTCCTCGGCGATCTCCGCGAAGACCGCTTCCCGGTGGCCGACGAGGTCCATCTTGTTGACCGCCAGGACGATCTGCGGGACGCGCAGCAGGGCGGCGATGGCGGTGTGGCGGCGGGTCTGTTCGACGACGCCGTTGCGGGCGTCGACCAGGATGATCGTGAGTTCGGCGGTGGAGGCGCCGGTGACCATGTTGCGGGTGTACTGCACGTGGCCGGGGGTGTCGGCGAGGATGAAGCGGCGCCGGGGGGTGGCGAAGTAGCGGTAGGCGACGTCGATGGTGATGCCCTGTTCGCGTTCGGCGCGCAGGCCGTCGGTGAGCAGCGCCAGGTCGGGGGTGGCCTGCCCGCGGTTGCGGGAGGCGTGGGCGACGGCTTCCAGCTGGTCGGCCAGGACCGACTTGGAGTCGTGCAACAGCCGTCCCACCAGGGTGGACTTGCCGTCGTCGACGGAGCCGGCGGTGGCAAAGCGCAGTGTGTCGGCGGCGGTGTCGCTCAGATGGCTCATCAGAAGTACCCCTCGCGCTTGCGGTCTTCCATCGCGGCCTCGGAGAGCTTGTCGTCGGCGCGGGTGGCGCCGCGTTCGGTGAGGCGGGACGCGGCGATCTCCGTGATGACCTTGTCGATGGTGTCGGCGTCGGAGTCCACCGCGCCGGT from the Streptomyces venezuelae genome contains:
- a CDS encoding sulfate adenylyltransferase subunit 1 yields the protein MSHLSDTAADTLRFATAGSVDDGKSTLVGRLLHDSKSVLADQLEAVAHASRNRGQATPDLALLTDGLRAEREQGITIDVAYRYFATPRRRFILADTPGHVQYTRNMVTGASTAELTIILVDARNGVVEQTRRHTAIAALLRVPQIVLAVNKMDLVGHREAVFAEIAEEYTAYVKELGGPQVTVIPISALAGDNVVDTSAHMDWYGGPTVLEHLESVPVGDLMAPRAARLPVQYVIRPQSPERPDYRGYAGRIAEGTFRTGQQVRVLPSGRTTTIAAIERLGRTVETAGALQSVTVLLSDDLDVSRGDLIVPADEAPATTREVAATVCHVADQPLTVGRRVLLKHGTRTVKALVTDIPSRLTLEDLSPYPHPGRLAANDIGQVRLRTAEPLPLDSYAHSRRTGSFILIDPADGTTLTAGMVGEAFALPDPATHPATDPAQDDAWDF